A region of the Hirundo rustica isolate bHirRus1 chromosome 5, bHirRus1.pri.v3, whole genome shotgun sequence genome:
TGCCCTTCATGAGGGAGCTCGGGAAGGTGATTCCTGCTCGCATTCCTGCCACGAACATCCAGGGCATCATGCACATCGCTCTCACCTATTCATCCCTGCACTTCTTTGATGAGGATGTTTTGGCTGCTGTAGCCACCTCGTTGCCTTCCAAGGTGTCCTACTGCCGGAGCAAGGATGCTGCCAAATTCCTGTGGTCGTTTGGGTGCCTGGACTATGAACCTCCCAACAAGGAGGAGTTCTACTCCAGCCTGATAAAGCAACTGCATGCAAAACTCCATGAGTTTAGCAAGTTTCCAGAGCATCTCCTCACTGCTCTGCTTGGCCTGGCATTTGTCAAACgcttcccagaggagctgatAGACTTTGCTTTGAGGGAGGAGTTTGTCCAGAAAACCAGAGGTAGCAAATACGAGCTCGAAAAGGACCTGTTCACCCTTGGTAAGAGCGTCGAAATCGAGTGCCCGTCCTACCGAGGCAGCCGCCTCCCACCTCAGCTTTGTCAGGAGTTCACTGAGATGGTTTCGAGCTTTGCAGAGCAGGAAATCTACGTCAGGCCTGAAATCGTGGAAGCCACGTCCCTCCTCGAGAGCATGTTGGGAGGCCCCGAGTATGTGAAGAACCACATGATCCTGCCCCACACCAGGTCCAGCGACCTGGAGGTGCGTTTGGCCGCCgatggatgtcccatcccttTCAACTTCAAGGATCCCGTGGCAGCCAAGAAGCTGAAAGGCATGGGAGTTAGCCTGACAGATGATTTAATGTCTCAGCTCCTACAGGGGAGAGCTCATAACCACAGTCCCACAGAAGAGGGAAGTGAAGCCGGGATTCCCGGACGGCAGCGAGGGGACGCCGCAGGAACGCCGTGCTCGGGTGGAGCCCTTCCTGCGGGTGCCAGATCGTGGGCTGAGCCTAACCCAGGGCGCTGGCAGCCTCGGGAAGTGAGGCTGGCGCTGCAGGTGTCCAACAGGAACCACTTCTGCTACAGCTCCAAgcggctgctggggctgcactgCCTGAAGCGGCGGCAGCTGCGCCTGCTGGGCTACGTGGTGGTGGAGATTCCCTTCTGGGAGTGGTTCCCCCTGCTCAAGCGCACGCGCTCCGAGAAGCTCAGCTACCTCCACTACAAAGTGTTCTGCCCGGCGCTGCTCACCAGGGCCGGCTAGTGGGGGCAAGGGCTTGCCCCACAGCCTCCCCAGTTCATCTCCCTGACTGGGTGCAGTGGTCTCTGGGTGTTGGGCTCGGTTTTTGGCAGGTGCTCTGTGTGGCCGTTTGTACGTCCCACGCTCTCCTTTTGTAGCTGGATCCTTCCGCCACCAATAAAACCTGCTGAGGATTCATTTGTCTCTGTGCTTGTTTCTTTCTCCGCCCTAGACTGGAGTGGTTGGCTTTGGTGCCTCTGTGAGAGCAGGAACGGAGGGTGTTTAGTTGTGAGGCTGAGCTGGGTGCCAGGAACACACCCAGCTGTTCCCTCGTGTTTTCCATCCCcatggggctggagctgagggcGCAGCCTGGGTTTCTCCTTTAGGATGGAACGTGGATACTTGAGTGGCGCTGAGGGTTGGGGTGCTCTGACCTCAGGACATTCATTTCATGCCCCAGTGACTTTTTTTGGTGTCCACCATGCGGGTTCCTTATGGCAGCAGCTCCGTAGTCCCACGCAGGACACCAGGAAGAGTTGTGGTGACAAACTCCAGAGTGTCTTGTTTAAAACTCCTTGTCCAAAAccactgaggatttttttcaggtctGCATTTCGCTGCCTCAGTCCAAAGATCTTAGTCCACCTTAGGGAAGGTACACActgaagagagaggaaaaaaaacccagccatgGGTAAAAGCAACTCGGTGACTCAACTTTTGCCATGAGATCTGTAGCAGAGCCTTGCGGCAGAAGGGAGTGCAGTGACTTGGAGATGGAGAATGATCCATTTTCCTACTGAGGTATTGAGACTGGAAAAATTACCCTGAGTTCTTTCTCTCAGGGCCACAAACATAGAGGAGAAAATCCCATAAAATACCCACACAGAGCTCCACATGTAGCAGGAGAAGTCTTCAGCCCAGGAAAGAGTGGGGAGAGAGAACAGGGGGAGAACCTTGAGTTTTCCCAAGTTTTTCCAAGCAAGGACGGTTGGTTTGCCATTTTTCACGACACCAGTGCTGAGAGCCAGGTGAATGTACCACTTGGTAGATTCATTTTGGTTCAAAATGAGCCAGAAAGAGCAATTTTGAGGCACAGCCTGTAGCTGAACTGTCAGTCTCCTACAAGATGTGAGTGCCAAAAGTTAGACCAGTTTACACAGCTCCTCACTGGCTGCCCAGTTCTGGAAACCTCTCAGACTCAGAAAGCCAGGAAAGTCATGTTGGAGGAGAGTTGATGTGTGCTTGTCCTGTTCCTTGAGGAGCAGGAATTGCTCCTGACAGCTGCAAGACCAAATGTTGGGATAGAAGCACTGCTCACCTGGCTGTTCCTCTCGTTAGGTTCACACCTGCTTCACTCAAGGCATTGTAGccaagctctgctctctgcagaatGCCATGTTGGGATGGGTTTTATCCCTGGGATTTGTGCCTTGAATTCCACCTTTCTCCCTGCAGATGCAGCACGGGCAGCTCATTAACTCTGCCTCTCCAACGTGCCCCCAGAAGACCAATCTCATTTGGGCTGAACCAACAGATCAGTGGAAAATCATTAAAGAGCTGCTTGTTCTTGAAGGAGGCAGCGAGTCTCTGATTTGCAAGGTTGCCCAGGGCGGTGACATTTTAAAGCTGGGGTTAACTTGAGGTTAAAGCTCTCACCTCGCAGATAATTTCATTCTTAAAAGGGATCTGAAAGAGCCAATTccagtcactttttttttttcaatgggAAAGAAGGTGTGTTCACTTGAGTTTCTTTAATGAATGCCAGCAGAAGAATTTGCTGTTCAGATCCCAGACATCTCCCTCAGAGCTATTCCGTGCCCTCTGCTCCCTTGGAGTTTTTTAACACCAATTATTAATATTTGTGGTTCATCTTGACTCACTGTGACAGCCTCCCGTGCTGTGCTGGTGCTTTTCTACACCTACAAAACTCCTGCATCTTTGATAAACCTTCAGATCGAATTGCTGACCTGTTCATAGGTGGTTTTAGTTGAAATAggcattttctctttgatttttctccATGGGTTCTCTAATCAATATTAATGtggtttctttctctctctcaatcTCATCTCTCCACCACATTCATTTGAGTTTATATTGCCTTCACCTTATGGACTCGGATCTGAGCTGCGTTTTAGGAATTCCCCAGCCTGTAAATCACCCAAAACACGAGATCCTTTCACTGCCCGTGGATAttcacttcttttatttttaatttttttttttttcccaagctgaCTCTGATGCTCAGCAAGTGACCTCTCTCCAGCTGCCAAGATGGTAATAAACGTCTGTCTCCCACAGTTCAAGCCAAGAATTCACTGCAACAAGGTAAAATAATGATGGGGGGGTTTTGAGGAGtgagagggatggagggattAGGTGGAATTATCCTGAGGGAAGCTTGTTCACTGCTCCTGTGGGATAATCAGCATCACACACTAAATAGTGCAGGGAAAAGCCCTAATTTTGCAGGATCTCATAACCAGACAGCATTATGTGCTCCCCGGTGTAATTTCTTTGGCTTGAGATCCCTTTTTGCAATGTTCCAGCTTTCCCTCTGCCCGTTGGAACGCACAGCTCTTGATAATGTTTGCTGAAGTTGCTTTCCAAGTATTTCTGGTTTCACTCAGCACATCAGAACCTCTTTAAGAAACTCAGTTTTCATTCAGAtctgttttttatttgtaaGTTTCCACAACATctcaccccaaaatccaggagAGCCTTGGCTTTGTAAAGACTgtgctgcaaaagcagcagtgctggaattTTTTGTGGAGAGGCCCAGCCATGCCACAGAGGTTTGGTGTGATTGTCATGATCAAGACCATATTAAACAGGTGGAATAAACAGATTTTCCTCGTTTTTGTTTGTCCATTCAGCAAGTGCTGCAGATTTCTCAGGGCCTGGGGCTTCCAGGAAAGGGAATGGGTTGAACCAGtctgcccaggagcagagcagagcagagggtgGGTTTGGATGTTCCAAACCAGACCCAGCCTGCTTTGATGGATCTCCCTCAGGGATGGGTGAGGTGGCTCCCAGAGGCTGATTCGAATCCAGAGTTCCTCTGGGATGCTGTAACTGTGATCCCCAGTGCATTTCCACGTGGATAAGTAGGCACAAAGAAAATCAGGGGACTCCCACCTGAGAAGGGAGACTGAAAGAGGAGACTCCCATCTCCCCCACGCtcatcctctgctcccagccaccCTCTCCTCCTTGGTTTATGAGCCTCCTGAGCCGACCAAAACCAGGAATTATCCCTAATTTTCCACTCTTCCAGCAGTTAAATCAGGTCTGCACGTGGTGACAGAGGGTGCAGGAAgaggggatgggaggggaggagggtggGAGTGGGGCTGCTGTGCCTTACAGCAGGGATCTCCTGCACATAAACCTCAGCCTTGGCTCCTGAGGTCGATGTCGCCCTGAGAATCCCTGGAAGCGCTGgtgaaatttttttccctgcgtTTCCTCGCTCCAAACTGAACCCGGTTTGTGCTGGCACGCAGATCTCTGCCGATGGCTACGAGGTGGAGAACCTGATCTCCGAGGACCTCGCCAGGAGGAACCGCGGCTTCCGCAGCGAGTACTTCATCAAGCCGCCGGTGCACGTCaccatctccttccccttcaaCATCGAGATCTGCAGGATCAACATCGACATCTCCTCCGGGGGCTACCAGACCTTCTCCGGGCTGGAAGTTCACACCTCTACCTCATGCAACAAAAGCTCTTGGCAGAGCCCCGAGGGGCAGTGCTCAGGTGTGGCCGGGCAGGCTGTGTCGGACAAGGACACCTTCACCTTGGTGGGCAAAGCTGTCTTAAAAAACCAGAGCAAAGTGACTTTCGGCCACAGAGGCTTCAAGCCGAGGCCTCCCTTCCATCAGATGGAAAATGTCTTCTCCTACCCCGGCTCGGTGTCTCAAGACCTCTGGAACAAAGGGCCGGCCTCGCTCAGCAACGTGTCCCACCTGAAGATCTGCATCACCCACGTGGCCGGCGGGGGCCTGCCCAGCATCAAGAGGCTGGAGGTGTGGGGACAACCTGCCAAGTCCTGCCCACAGGAGGTGATCGAGGGCGTCTTCCAGGTGGCCTCCCAGTTCCTGGCCCAGGACGTCGGCAGCGTCAAGCCGGAGCCCTGGACGCCGATGGAGAGCGACTGCGTCCCCTTCAGCGCCAATGAGCAGCAGACCCTGCGCAAGCTGGTGGACGTCGTCCAAGACGTCCCTGAGGAATTCCTGGACCCCATCACTCTGGAGATCATGACTTTACCCATGCTCCTGCCCTCTGGGAAGGTGATTGACCAGACCACCCTGGAGAAATGCAACCGGAGCGAGGCGTCCTGGGGCCGCGTTCCCAGCGATCCCTTCACGGGGGTGGCCTTCAGCCAGCACTCGCAGCCCCTACCTCACCCCACGCTCAAAGCCAGGATAGACcacttcctgctgcagcacagcatcccTGGCACCAACCTGCTGGGGAGGGCTCACGCCTCGGAGAGCCTGGTGCCCTCCTCCATCACCATGTCTTCTCTGAAAAGGAAGATGGACTGCATGGATCAGGGCTCCCTGCAGCCGCCCTATTTCTCCGCTACAAACTTACTCGTCACAGCTACCTCAGAGAACAGTgctaaaaaaatgaaagctgacGGTGACTCCCACTTGATCCAGATGGACTGTTCCACAGGTATTGCGGTTCCCCGCGTCACCTCCGTTCCCTGAGcgctgggacagccccaggctgggctttCCAGTCAGGACAAATCCAGTGTCGCACCTCTCGGAAGCTTCCAGGCTGTTGATGGGTGTGGTGGAGCTGGGTTGTTCCATCCGCCTCCCGTGATCCCTGTTCAGCGTTTCACAGCCTTTGTTTGCTCAGGTCACCCCTGTTCCCCTTTAAGCTGggatttcctttctcttccctccatGTGgagacaatatttttttctcaccgTCCTGATCTGAAGTTCCTTTATCCAGGGGGATTTATTCCAGGCAAAGAAATGTCTGGTGGTGCGGTGGTGATGGCACGGGGAGTCCTGGCTCATCACGAGGAGGGAGGtgggaaggaaagcaggaacGGGACACAGAGCAAACCACAGCGAGGGAAttgcagggaggagggacagcTCAGCCTGGGGGAGACTTGCACAGAATTTGCAGGTGGttaaagcagaaaagaggcTAAATTAGACAAGAAATGTgacctgtggctgcagggggaGGGAGTGGGTGCCGGTTTCCCTTTGTCCTTTTCCCAATGATGTGgtagcagcactgctggggatACAAAATGTGCTGCAgatctggagaaaaggaggctcaggtggGACCTTGTTGTTCCcaacaactccctgaaaggagggtggagccaggtggggtcgggctctgctcccagggaacagggacaggagggaacaGGGGTTGCACCAGGATTTTGGGAACAATTCTTTCACAGAAAGGATTgtccagcccctggcacagctgcccagggcagtggtggggaTTTAAAagccgtgtggatgtggcacctggggacaaaGAGTGTAAATCCAGGTGTGGGGGTATTTTAAGCCCAGTTTCCTGGTCTGCTCTAACCCAGTGCTCTGGGACATGTCAAAAGGtgacccagagctgctgggagccttctcccttctcccagtCTGCCCGAAAACGTTTTGAGGACAAAGCTCAGGTGGCAGTttgattttaaacaaataattgATGCCGGGTGGTACCAGGGAGAAGTCAGACTGCACATTTCTGCTCTGATCCCTCAGCCTGGAGATTTTAGGAGGAATCTTTGGTTATTTTGGCTGTGGAGGTGTGTGACAGCTCCCACCAGGAtgtgccccagccccacaggagcGGGAGCTGCCGTGTCCATACATAAATAAAAGCTCAGCCCACGGAGCGCGTGCCTCACTGGATCATCAGCCTCGATTGGCGGAGCAAATGTGCAGCACCAATTGCGAGCTCTTCCTCTGGGAGACGGATTTAACAGAATTAGTGATGCAGACAACATTCTCTTAATGCTTCGTGTTAATTAGCGCCGTCGGTGCTGCAcagggcagccctgcagggagggtcCAGCCCTGGCCCTGTGGCTCAGAACTGggacagaaaggggaaaaacaagtCCCAGGGATTTTATTAATGGTTTAAATGTTCTCCCTGAGCTGCATGGAGCAAGGCTGGGATCCTCGGGAGCTGGCCGAGGGAGTGCctgggatttcagggaaaaaCAACTTCCTGGGTGAACTGGAGTTCTGCCCTTTTTCAGTCCTGCAGACTCCTACAACTCCATGAAAGGGGCGTGCAACCAGGTGGGGCTCAGGCTCTGTTCCCGgggaacaagaggaaatggcctcagggtgtgccaggagaggtttagggTAGATATTAGGGgaaattccttcatggaaagggttctccagccctggcacagcctgcctatccctgaaggtatttaaaagccatgtggatgtggcacttggggacataatttagtggtggccttggcagtgctgggttaaggGTTGGactccaacctaaatgattctgatCCTGTGGGAgttggcacagggacaccatgTGAATGTCTGGTGGTAATCCATAGGGCATTCCACCTCTAGCACCCAAAGGAGACAAGGCACTCCACCCCAGACCCCAGCCCCTCAGTGGGGAAAAGACACCTCTCAACAAAACAAGTGGCAGGGCTCCTAAAACCCTCCGGAGCCAAGGCAGTGCTTGCATCACAGATTCTTTTCCCCAGCATCTGCTTCTCCatctttttcttgtctttgcaGGCCTGGTGTTTGTGTTTCCCTTTTCAGACCTGATCTCTGAGTTTCCCTTTGCAGACCTGGTCTCTCTATTTCCTTTTGCAGACCTGGTCTCTGTTTCCCTTTGCAGACCTGGTCTCTCTCCCTTTGCAGACCTGGTCTCTGTTTCCCTTTGCAGACCTGATCACTGAGTTTCCCTTTTCAGACCTGGTCTCTCTATTTCCTTTTGCAGACCTGGTCTCTGTTTCCCTTTGCAGACCTGGTCTCTATTTCCCTTTGCAGACCTGGTCTCTGATTCCCTTTGCAGACCTggtttctctctttcccttttcagaCCTGTTCTCTCTGTCTCCCTTTTCAGACCTGATCTCTGAGTTTCCCTTTGCAGACCTGGTTTCCCTATTTCCCTTTTCAGACCTGGTCTCTCTGTCTCCCTTTGCAGACCTGGTCTCTGTTTCCCTTTGCAGACCTGATCTCTGAGTTTCCCTTTACAGACCTGGTCTCTCTGTTTCCATTTACAGACCTGGTCTCTCTGTCTCCCTTTTCAGACCTGGTCTCTGTCTCCCTTTGCAGACCTGGTCTCTGCTTCCCTTTTCAGACCTGATCTCTGAGTTTCCCTTTTCAGACCTGGTTTCCCTGTTTCCCTTTTCAGACCTGGTCTCTCTGTCTCCCTTTTCAGACCTGATCTCTGAGTTTCCCTTTTCAGACCTGGTCTCTGTTTCCCTTTTCAGACCTGATCTCTGAGTTTCCCTTTTCAGACCTGATCTCTGTTTCCCTTTTCAGACCTGATCTCTGAGTTTCCCTTTTCAGACCTGGTCTCTCTGTTTCCCGTTGCAGACCTGGTGTCCCACGAGCAGAAGCTGTCGGAGAGCTTGGACACTGCCCTGACCTCGGCTCTCAGCTCCATGCCCTCCTTCACAGCCAAGCTGATGAAGAGCCAGCAGCAGGCTCCAGGAGAGGGCGGCTGCAGCAGTTCCTGGAGCGTGGGCACAGTCCTTGGTGAGCAACAGGCGCCTCTGGATCCCCtttgggagctggggctgggttaACAGGGAGCGTTGGTCAGAGTCCAGGGTATTTTGTATTCCgtataaaaatattacattgCCTCCCAGCAAGCTTTACTTCACAATCCTTGCCTCTGTCTCGGCAGCTTTGCTGGTTTATTCTCCCACTGAGGCAGGTTAGACCTTGCTGACCCCCACGAGGTGTGGGATGTTGTCCCTGCCCCACGGTCAGAGCGGGCTGTGGCACCAGTCCCGTGATTTTCCCGTGTTTTTGGCTGTCTGTGCTGCCCAAGGATGATCTGTGCTTGgacacagcctgctccagcttAGTTCAGGCTGTTCTCAGAGCTCTGCAATTCGGGCTGAGTGGCTCGGTGTTGCCTCTGAGCTGCGTGGAGCAAGCTGGGGAGCTGCCACGTGGGTGAAGAATGAGTCTGGTGTGGAGATGCTGCAGGAGAGGTGTAAATCCAGCAAATTCCAGTGCTTAAAAGGGCTtggaaa
Encoded here:
- the UBOX5 gene encoding RING finger protein 37 produces the protein MVINVCLPQFKPRIHCNKISADGYEVENLISEDLARRNRGFRSEYFIKPPVHVTISFPFNIEICRINIDISSGGYQTFSGLEVHTSTSCNKSSWQSPEGQCSGVAGQAVSDKDTFTLVGKAVLKNQSKVTFGHRGFKPRPPFHQMENVFSYPGSVSQDLWNKGPASLSNVSHLKICITHVAGGGLPSIKRLEVWGQPAKSCPQEVIEGVFQVASQFLAQDVGSVKPEPWTPMESDCVPFSANEQQTLRKLVDVVQDVPEEFLDPITLEIMTLPMLLPSGKVIDQTTLEKCNRSEASWGRVPSDPFTGVAFSQHSQPLPHPTLKARIDHFLLQHSIPGTNLLGRAHASESLVPSSITMSSLKRKMDCMDQGSLQPPYFSATNLLVTATSENSAKKMKADGDSHLIQMDCSTDLVSHEQKLSESLDTALTSALSSMPSFTAKLMKSQQQAPGEGGCSSSWSVGTVLEHGRSGQTQACASCGKSFSCYFKAEPVYQLPCGHLVCRPCLAERQKAPASPIHCGSCKRAAATQDVRRVHF